The region TATGCAGCGTCTCCCACGAGACGCGAGGCTACGCCCGCAACTTTCCTTCAATGTACTGGATAGCGTCGCCTACCGTCTCGATCTGGTTGGCGTCGTCGTCGATATCGATCCCGAATTCCTCCTCCAACGCCATGATCACCTCGGTAATATCGAGCGAATCCGCGCCCAGATCGTCCACGAAGCGCGCGTTCTCCGTCACCTCCTCCGGCTGCAGTTCAAACTTCTCCACGATGATGCGCCGCACGATTTCGGCGACGTTAACGTCTGTGGCCATACGCATGCACCTCCTTTCCCTGGCAATGTATTGGGGCCGGCCCGCAAAACGGCAAGAACATCTGCGCCTCCACTCAAAAATGAAGCCGCCGTTCGCGTGAAGAAATACGGGCCCGTACCCCGCCATCACACACACGGCGAAGTAT is a window of Candidatus Hydrogenedentota bacterium DNA encoding:
- a CDS encoding acyl carrier protein gives rise to the protein MATDVNVAEIVRRIIVEKFELQPEEVTENARFVDDLGADSLDITEVIMALEEEFGIDIDDDANQIETVGDAIQYIEGKLRA